Proteins encoded in a region of the Hippopotamus amphibius kiboko isolate mHipAmp2 chromosome 11, mHipAmp2.hap2, whole genome shotgun sequence genome:
- the TSHZ1 gene encoding teashirt homolog 1: protein MPRRKQQAPRRSAAYVPEEELKAAEIDEENVEEDGLPVDVQEGDFVCNDEAEIKEAQSYQNSPISTATNQDGGYGSPFSENSDQPAHFKSSSSKEEKEEPQGPEGVSYPQDSLAQIKAVYANLFSESCWSSLALDLKKSGSATSNSDAGQKEGIPPAPTPPTSTAGATGTTASTPSSGSGSGSGSGTSTSTSGGSGYDWHQAALAKTLQQTSSYGLLPEPSLFSTVQLYRQNNKLYGSVFTGASKFRCKDCSAAYDTLVELTVHMNETGHYRDDNRDKDSEKTKRWSKPRKRSLMEMEGKEDAQKVLKCMYCGHSFESLQDLSVHMIKTKHYQKVPLKEPVPAITKLVPSTKKRALQDLVSPCSPEPAGIAAEAALSESAKDQKSANPYVTPNNRYGYQNGASYTWQFEARKAQILKCMECGSSHDTLQQLTAHMMVTGHFLKVTTSASKKGKQLVLDPVVEEKIQSIPLPPTTHTRLPAVHVKKQPDSPSGSTTSEEKKEPEKEKAPPAAVAGDVDRKIKEEGEDASEKFEPTTLYQYLREEDLDDSPKGGVDILKSLENTVSTAISKAQNGAPSWGGYPSIHAAYQLPGTVKPLPAVQSVQMQPSYAGSVKSLSSEHSALLHSPGSLTPPPHKSNVSAMEELVEKVTGKVSVKKEERPAEKEKGSPAKAVSPVAKENKDLPRGEDLGGGGAKPQQKKGPEADAGKAKKEGAVDAHTPNGTEPLKAKVTNGCNNLGIITDHSPEPSFINPLSALQSIMNTHLGKVSRPVSPSLDPLAMLYKISTSMLDKPAYPAPPTKPPGAADRYCYENSDQPIDLTKSKSKPLVPGAADGVSSPLRESALMDISDMVKNLTGRMTPKSSTPSTVSEKSDADGSSFEEALDELSPIHKRKGRQSSWNPQHLLILQAQFASSLRETPEGKYIMSDLGPQERVHISKFTGLSMTTISHWLANVKYQLRRTGGTKFLKNLDTGHPVFFCNDCASQFRTASTYINHLETHLGFSLKDLSKLPLNQIQEQQNVSKVLANKALGPVGAAEDDLGSTFQCKLCNRTFASKHAVKLHLSKTHGKSPEDHLIYVTELEKQ, encoded by the coding sequence AACAGCGACCAGCCAGCCCATTTCAAGAGCTCTTCctccaaggaagagaaagaggagcccCAGGGCCCGGAGGGCGTCTCCTACCCCCAGGACAGCTTGGCCCAGATCAAGGCCGTGTATGCAAACCTGTTCTCGGAGTCCTGCTGGTCCAGCTTGGCTCTGGATTTGAAGAAGTCCGGTTCGGCCACCAGCAACAGCGATGCTGGCCAGAAGGAGggcatcccccccgcccccacgcccccCACCAGTACAGCAGGGGCCACCGGGACCACGGCGAGCACCCCCAGCTCAGGCTCGGGCTCCGGCTCTGGCTCcggcaccagcaccagcaccagcgGCGGCTCCGGGTACGACTGGCACCAGGCCGCCCTGGCCAAGACGCTGCAGCAGACGTCCTCGTATGGGCTGCTGCCCGAGCCCAGCCTCTTCAGCACCGTGCAGCTCTACCGGCAGAACAACAAGCTGTACGGCTCTGTGTTCACGGGCGCCAGCAAGTTCCGCTGCAAAGACTGCAGCGCCGCGTACGACACGCTGGTGGAGCTGACGGTGCACATGAACGAGACGGGGCACTACCGTGACGACAACAGGGACAAGGACTCCGAGAAGACCAAGCGGTGGTCCAAGCCCAGGAAGCGCTCCCTgatggagatggagggcaaggagGACGCCCAGAAGGTGCTCAAGTGCATGTATTGTGGCCACTCCTTCGAGTCCCTGCAGGACCTGAGCGTGCACATGATCAAGACGAAGCATTACCAGAAAGTGCCTCTCAAGGAGCCGGTGCCGGCCATCACCAAGCTGGTCCCTTCCACCAAAAAGCGGGCGCTGCAGGACCTGGTGTCCCCCTGCTCCCCCGAGCCGGCGGGAATCGCGGCCGAAGCGGCCCTCAGCGAGTCGGCCAAGGACCAGAAGTCGGCCAACCCGTACGTGACGCCCAACAACCGCTACGGCTACCAGAACGGGGCCAGCTACACCTGGCAGTTCGAGGCCCGCAAGGCCCAGATCCTCAAGTGCATGGAGTGTGGCAGCTCCCACGACACCCTGCAGCAGCTCACCGCCCACATGATGGTCACCGGCCACTTCCTGAAAGTGACCACCTCTGCCTCCAAGAAAGGGAAGCAGCTGGTGCTGGACCCCGTGGTGGAGGAGAAGATCCAGTCCATACCTCTGCCCCCCACCACGCACACCCGCCTCCCCGCCGTCCACGTCAAAAAGCAGCCTGACTCTCCCTCGGGGTCCACGACCTCAGAAGAGAAGAAGGAGCCCGAGAAGGAGAAGGCGCCACCGGCAGCGGTGGCCGGGGACGTGGACAGGAAGATCAAGGAGGAAGGCGAGGATGCCTCCGAAAAGTTCGAGCCCACCACCCTCTACCAGTACCTCCGCGAGGAGGACCTGGACGACAGCCCCAAGGGCGGAGTGGACATCCTCAAGTCCCTGGAGAACACGGTCTCCACGGCCATCAGCAAGGCCCAGAACGGCGCGCCCTCGTGGGGCGGCTACCCCAGCATCCACGCGGCCTACCAGCTGCCGGGCACCGTGAAGCCGCTGCCGGCCGTGCAGAGCGTGCAGATGCAGCCATCCTACGCAGGCAGCGTGAAGTCGCTGTCCTCGGAGCACAGCGCGCTCCTGCACTCCCCGGGGAGCCTCACACCGCCGCCCCACAAGAGCAATGTGTCGGCCATGGAGGAGCTGGTGGAGAAGGTCACGGGCAAGGTCAGCGTGAAGAAGGAGGAGAGGCCGGCGGAGAAGGAGAAGGGCTCGCCAGCCAAGGCTGTGTCCCCCGTGGCCAAGGAGAATAAAGACCTCCCCAGGGGCGAGGACCTCGGTGGCGGCGGTGCCAAGCCCCAGCAGAAGAAGGGCCCCGAAGCCGATGCAGGGAAGGCCAAGAAGGAGGGTGCGGTGGACGCCCACACCCCGAACGGCACTGAGCCCCTCAAGGCCAAGGTCACGAACGGCTGCAACAACCTGGGGATCATCACGGACCACTCGCCCGAGCCCTCCTTCATCAACCCGCTGAGTGCCCTGCAGTCCATCATGAACACCCACCTGGGCAAAGTGTCCAGGCCTGTGAGCCCCTCGCTGGACCCGCTGGCCATGCTGTACAAGATCAGCACCAGCATGCTGGACAAGCCGGCCTACCCCGCCCCGCCCACCAAGCCGCCCGGCGCCGCGGACCGCTACTGCTACGAGAACAGCGACCAGCCCATCGACCTGACCAAGTCCAAGAGCAAGCCCCTGGTCCCGGGCGCCGCCGACGGCGTGTCCTCGCCACTCCGGGAGAGCGCGCTCATGGACATCTCGGACATGGTGAAGAACCTCACGGGCCGGATGACCCCCAAGTCCTCCACGCCCTCCACCGTGTCGGAGAAGTCGGACGCGGACGGCAGCAGCTTCGAGGAGGCGCTGGACGAGCTGTCGCCCATTCACAAGAGGAAGGGGCGACAGTCCAGCTGGAACCCCCAGCACCTGCTCATCCTGCAGGCCCAGTTCGCCTCGAGCCTGCGAGAGACCCCGGAGGGGAAGTACATCATGTCGGACCTGGGCCCGCAGGAGCGGGTGCACATCTCCAAGTTCACCGGGCTCTCCATGACCACCATCAGCCACTGGCTGGCCAACGTCAAGTACCAGCTGCGGAGGACAGGGGGGACCAAGTTCCTGAAGAACCTGGACACAGGGCATCCTGTTTTCTTTTGCAACGATTGTGCCTCTCAGTTCAGAACTGCTTCCACGTACATCAATCATCTAGAGACACACTTAGGCTTCAGCTTAAAGGATCTCTCCAAGCTGCCACTAAATCAGATTCAAGAACAGCAGAATGTTTCCAAAGTCCTGGCGAACAAAGCGTTGGGCCCGGTGGGGGCCGCCGAGGACGACCTGGGCTCCACATTCCAATGCAAGCTCTGCAACCGGACTTTCGCGAGCAAGCACGCAGTCAAACTGCACCTTAGTAAGACCCACGGCAAGTCCCCTGAGGACCACCTGATCTACGTGACGGAGCTGGAGAAACAGTAG